The Henckelia pumila isolate YLH828 chromosome 2, ASM3356847v2, whole genome shotgun sequence genome includes a window with the following:
- the LOC140883909 gene encoding uncharacterized protein, with the protein MNSGDLNKVWEIKTLKRKTNEEEARKILDRVAKQVQPIMRNHNWRVKILSEFCPKNPALLGLNVGRGIHIKLRLRRANRDEEFIPFHEVLDTMLHELCHNVHGPHNSSFYKLWDEIRKECEDLINKGISGTGQGFDLPGRRLGGFSLKPCSSLRQAALTAAENRARLGTLLPSGPKQIGGDNSIMVSLSPVQAAAMAAEMRLRDNVWCGSEFCDGCEYDENTNPSPNSSDLQYPSGISNVLGYHRKDQKAVSRKRSHESDDVSSLQSASGHPESTTSDSSHPIKKPSSKACPKECTPLAQSSLGDQNSIVVDLSGEVSTSLSMCSHETLNDDNYNIWSCAVCTLLNPPLAPICELCKTLRPKDDKLKHVGWFCKFCTLENDVKLEKCAACEAWRYSYGPPVAASARNLGT; encoded by the exons ATGAACTCGGGCGATCTCAACAAAGTATGGGAAATCAAAACGCTGAAAAGGAAGACAAACGAAGAAGAAGCTCGGAAGATTTTAGACAGAGTCGCGAAACAGGTTCAACCCATCATGCGCAATCACAATTGGAGAGTAAAGATACTTTCTGAATTCTG CCCCAAGAATCCTGCTCTTCTGGGTTTGAATGTAGGACGTGGTATACACATAAAACTGAGGCTTAGACGGGCAAACAGAGATGAGGAATTTATTCCTTTTCATGAAGTTTTAGATACAATGCTGCATGAGCTCTGCCACAATGTTCATGGCCCTCATAATTCCAGCTTCTACAAGCTATGGGATGAAATTCGAAAG GAATGCGAAGATTTGATAAACAAAGGGATAAGTGGAACAGGACAAGGATTCGATCTTCCTGGAAGGCGATTGGGTGGATTCTCCCTCAAACCTTGTTCATCCCTTCGCCAAGCTGCATTAACTGCTGCAGAAAATAGAGCCCGGCTTGGAACCTTGCTGCCTTCTGGCCCCAAACAAATCGGTGGTGATAATTCTATCATGGTTTCACTAAGCCCTGTTCAAGCTGCTGCAATGGCTGCAGAAATGAGATTAAGGGATAATGTCTGGTGTGGCTCGGAATTTTGTGATGGTTGTGAATATGATGAAAATACCAATCCCTCACCGAACTCTTCAGATTTACAATATCCTTCTGGAATTTCAAATGTACTTGGATATCATAGAAAAGATCAAAAGGCAGTATCACGTAAACGAAGCCATGAATCTGATGACGTTTCATCTCTCCAGTCTGCAAGTGGTCACCCGGAATCCACTACTTCAGACTCTAGCCATCCAATTAAAAAGCCTTCTAGTAAGGCTTGTCCAAAGGAGTGCACACCACTTGCTCAATCTTCTCTTGGTGATCAAAATTCAATTGTCGTGGATTTGTCGGGAGAAGTTTCAACTTCCCTATCCATGTGTAGCCATGAAACATTGAACGATGACAATTACAATATTTGGTCATGCGCAGTGTGCACTTTGTTGAACCCG CCACTAGCTCCAATATGCGAGCTATGCAAGACACTCAGACCTAAAGATGATAAACTGAAACACGTCGGATGGTTTTGCAAATTCTGTACCCTGGAAAATGATGTAAAGCTGGAGAAATGTGCGGCATGTGAAGCGTGGAGATATTCTTATGGTCCACCTGTAGCTGCTTCAGCCCGCAATCTCGGCACTTGA